The following coding sequences are from one Elusimicrobium minutum Pei191 window:
- a CDS encoding type IV pilin protein — translation MRKHLNNKKAFTLIELLVVVLIIGILAAIALPQYNKAVAKSRMSQLILMNKALTDAQERVFLAMGRYATSVDELDIDVTAGFTLCASDARGQYYTNGKHQIILKENVWGMGEITANSNCAITMRGLTVMAYPPGTETCSSTEKSPCIYCVQLSTTPAGLCVAVGAQKTSQTNSSGSKMHRLN, via the coding sequence ATGAGAAAACATTTAAATAATAAAAAAGCTTTTACTTTAATTGAACTTCTTGTTGTTGTGCTTATAATAGGTATTTTGGCTGCTATAGCCTTGCCACAATATAATAAAGCCGTGGCAAAAAGCAGAATGTCACAGCTTATACTTATGAATAAAGCTCTTACGGACGCCCAGGAAAGGGTTTTTCTTGCTATGGGCAGATACGCTACCAGCGTTGACGAACTTGATATAGATGTTACCGCCGGGTTTACTTTGTGCGCTTCCGACGCGCGAGGACAATACTATACAAACGGTAAACACCAGATAATATTAAAGGAAAACGTTTGGGGAATGGGAGAAATTACTGCTAACTCAAATTGCGCTATAACAATGAGAGGGCTTACGGTTATGGCTTACCCTCCCGGTACAGAGACTTGCTCTTCTACAGAAAAATCCCCGTGTATATACTGCGTGCAGCTTTCCACAACTCCCGCTGGTTTATGTGTGGCTGTAGGAGCGCAAAAAACATCACAAACAAACTCCTCCGGTTCAAAAATGCACAGGCTGAATTAA
- a CDS encoding MIP family channel protein — MSDIRKYIAECVGTMFLVFMGCGSAVLAANHVGNLGISFAFGLSVLVMVYAIGPVSGCHINPAITLAMLVFKRIKTKEAVWYMVAQFIGAAVGAAVLYGIANGTVGYNILINGLGQNGYGAVGSPGGYCVLSGALIEFVLTALFLFVIFGAIHKNTPAGFAGIAIGFALVLIHIVGIPVTGVSVNPARSFGPALINLIAGNSFPMSQLWLFILMPSLGALFGGWMHHVIYKESN, encoded by the coding sequence ATGTCTGATATCAGAAAATATATAGCTGAATGTGTAGGTACGATGTTTTTGGTTTTTATGGGTTGCGGCAGCGCTGTTTTGGCGGCAAACCATGTAGGTAATTTAGGCATATCTTTTGCTTTCGGTTTAAGCGTACTTGTTATGGTGTACGCTATAGGGCCTGTTTCAGGCTGTCATATTAACCCCGCTATTACTTTAGCCATGCTTGTGTTTAAAAGAATAAAGACTAAGGAAGCGGTGTGGTATATGGTTGCTCAGTTTATAGGCGCCGCTGTCGGTGCCGCTGTTTTATACGGCATAGCTAACGGCACTGTGGGATATAATATTTTAATTAACGGCCTTGGACAAAACGGTTATGGGGCGGTAGGTTCGCCGGGTGGATATTGCGTTTTATCCGGCGCTTTAATCGAATTCGTGTTAACGGCCTTATTTTTGTTTGTTATTTTTGGCGCCATTCACAAAAATACACCTGCGGGATTTGCGGGTATTGCTATAGGTTTTGCCTTGGTTTTAATTCATATAGTAGGTATTCCCGTAACAGGCGTGTCGGTCAATCCGGCAAGGTCTTTCGGCCCCGCTTTAATTAATCTGATAGCAGGGAATTCATTTCCAATGTCGCAGCTTTGGTTGTTTATTTTAATGCCTTCGCTTGGCGCGCTTTTCGGCGGGTGGATGCATCACGTGATTTATAAAGAAAGCAATTAA
- a CDS encoding MDR family MFS transporter yields the protein MKMTREIFIITLANALILAGYGMSVPFFAIYLNVERALPASMVGAVIAISTIGRAFASGISGELSDIFGRKKLMNASLVLGAVFLALMGLGMILDAHYIWIIIFHMIASFFGAFFRPSSNAWVADNVAPKNRLEAFGYIRIGLNLGWAAGPALGGLIANYSFGAAFIITAVSYIGTAAMLQAKIKETFVRSKEHKSKFTDMILELKNQRLAKLCALIFLISVVAAQLVTGLSLHGVKYIGLTQAQIGLLFTIDGSIVVLLQYHASKIMTDMRITTALIIGCIIYGSGYILVGAAHGFTLAAIGIALVATGEMAISPGSNTLISNIAPEKARGRYLGMQEVSRHIGTAAGMFGAGVMIEYLSPISQIIPWLLIGFISFTVAFLFYKIKPMFTDEEDGINQTPVPPPPALEETQITGN from the coding sequence ATGAAAATGACGCGTGAAATTTTTATAATCACACTCGCTAACGCGCTTATATTGGCAGGCTATGGAATGAGCGTGCCTTTTTTTGCGATATATCTTAACGTAGAGCGCGCTTTGCCCGCAAGTATGGTAGGCGCGGTTATAGCTATTTCCACTATAGGCAGGGCTTTCGCGAGCGGCATAAGCGGGGAACTTTCGGACATTTTCGGCAGAAAGAAATTAATGAACGCCTCGCTCGTATTAGGGGCGGTTTTTTTAGCTTTAATGGGCCTTGGAATGATTTTGGACGCGCATTATATATGGATTATAATCTTTCATATGATAGCAAGCTTTTTCGGCGCGTTTTTCCGTCCTTCGTCAAACGCCTGGGTGGCGGACAATGTCGCCCCGAAAAACAGGCTTGAAGCTTTCGGATATATAAGAATAGGCCTTAATTTGGGCTGGGCGGCAGGCCCCGCTTTGGGCGGTTTGATAGCAAACTACTCTTTCGGCGCGGCTTTTATTATCACCGCGGTATCTTATATCGGCACGGCAGCTATGCTTCAAGCAAAAATTAAAGAAACTTTTGTAAGAAGCAAAGAACATAAATCTAAATTTACCGATATGATTCTGGAACTTAAAAACCAAAGGCTGGCTAAACTTTGCGCCCTTATTTTTTTAATTTCGGTAGTGGCGGCGCAGTTGGTAACGGGTCTTTCTCTGCACGGGGTAAAATATATAGGCCTTACGCAGGCCCAAATAGGTTTATTGTTTACGATAGACGGCTCCATAGTAGTCTTGCTGCAATACCACGCAAGTAAAATTATGACTGATATGCGCATAACAACAGCTTTAATAATAGGCTGTATAATATACGGAAGCGGATACATTTTAGTAGGCGCGGCACACGGTTTTACCCTTGCCGCAATAGGCATAGCTCTTGTAGCCACGGGCGAAATGGCAATATCACCCGGCAGCAATACATTAATTTCCAACATCGCGCCCGAAAAAGCAAGAGGAAGATATTTGGGTATGCAGGAAGTTTCGCGCCATATAGGCACGGCGGCCGGCATGTTCGGCGCGGGCGTTATGATTGAGTATTTAAGCCCGATATCACAAATTATTCCCTGGCTTTTAATAGGATTTATTTCATTTACGGTAGCGTTTTTGTTTTATAAAATTAAACCTATGTTTACTGATGAGGAGGACGGCATAAACCAAACGCCTGTTCCTCCGCCGCCCGCGCTTGAGGAAACGCAGATAACGGGCAATTAA
- a CDS encoding serine dehydratase subunit alpha family protein yields the protein MNLLKEVLKNQVYPAMGCTEPVSVALCAAYAAKELGKPVQKAVFYLDAGTFKNGLAVRIPNTSGERGNLLAGTAGLLIAKPQLKMEILKAATPSILKRAKQLIDDKKAFIKVAPCKKHFYIKVEVENGKDKASCVISDSHTTVSKLTKNGKVIFENKPSKKKEDNYKQLLGKATLKDLIALADNADNTDLKYIKKGVEMNLNACKEGKKLKKVGFFLESTVEKSILQKNLVTETKIMAARVADARMDGIAVPVMSSGESGNQGVVAILVPYNVGKKSKVKEEKILKSIAFSHLLNGYVKVYTGSLSPLCGCAIAAGVGAAGAIVYQQNGDLKKITLAINNIISDIGGMLCDGAKSGCALKVVSSVDSAIRAAYMGLNNYGITELEGFIGKTAEETIQNLGNISITGMCDVDAVIVDIMKKKVK from the coding sequence ATGAACCTGCTTAAAGAAGTTTTAAAAAACCAAGTTTACCCCGCTATGGGCTGTACGGAACCTGTTTCCGTGGCCTTATGTGCCGCTTACGCAGCTAAAGAATTGGGCAAACCCGTGCAAAAAGCGGTTTTTTATTTAGACGCCGGCACATTTAAAAACGGCCTTGCGGTACGTATTCCCAATACCAGCGGGGAAAGGGGTAATTTACTTGCCGGAACCGCCGGGCTTTTGATAGCAAAACCGCAGTTAAAAATGGAAATTTTAAAAGCCGCCACACCGTCAATACTTAAGCGCGCCAAACAATTAATAGACGATAAAAAAGCGTTTATCAAAGTAGCTCCCTGTAAAAAACACTTTTATATAAAAGTAGAGGTTGAAAACGGTAAAGACAAAGCCTCCTGTGTTATATCGGACAGCCACACCACGGTCAGCAAATTAACAAAAAACGGCAAAGTTATTTTTGAAAACAAACCTTCCAAAAAGAAAGAAGATAATTATAAGCAGCTTTTGGGTAAAGCCACATTAAAAGATCTTATAGCACTTGCGGATAACGCTGACAACACGGATTTAAAATATATAAAAAAAGGCGTTGAAATGAATTTAAACGCCTGTAAAGAAGGCAAAAAACTAAAAAAAGTAGGCTTTTTTTTAGAAAGCACTGTGGAAAAAAGTATTTTGCAAAAAAATCTTGTTACCGAAACTAAAATAATGGCCGCCCGCGTGGCCGACGCAAGGATGGACGGCATTGCCGTACCGGTAATGAGCAGCGGCGAAAGCGGAAATCAGGGCGTAGTGGCCATTTTAGTGCCTTATAACGTGGGTAAAAAATCAAAGGTAAAAGAAGAAAAGATATTAAAAAGCATAGCTTTTTCTCATTTACTTAACGGATATGTTAAAGTTTATACGGGAAGTCTTTCTCCTCTATGCGGCTGCGCCATAGCCGCGGGAGTCGGCGCCGCGGGAGCTATTGTCTACCAGCAAAACGGCGATTTAAAAAAAATAACATTAGCCATAAATAATATTATAAGCGATATCGGCGGCATGTTATGCGACGGGGCAAAAAGCGGCTGCGCTTTAAAGGTGGTAAGCTCCGTTGACAGCGCTATAAGAGCCGCCTATATGGGCCTTAACAATTACGGCATTACGGAACTTGAAGGATTTATAGGTAAAACAGCCGAAGAAACCATACAAAACCTGGGCAATATATCAATTACCGGAATGTGCGACGTTGACGCTGTTATAGTCGATATAATGAAGAAAAAGGTTAAATAA